Genomic window ([Eubacterium] hominis):
TCTGACCTGTAGTATTCGTATTGCCAAGGTTATTGTTCATAACTGTCCAGTAAACCCAATCAACAAAGTGTGAACAATCCATTCCTTTTAAACCTCTACCTGCCTCATCTGGGGCAACAGGTTTCCCGAAATCATTGCCGTCATAACCGGGATATGAGGCCGCACCTCCCCAATAATAAGGTATCTTTCCAACTGCATCTGCTGCTTGGATCACGATTTGTTTTCTTAACTCACTTGTATCCTCAGGTAAATTTTCTATTAATTTTTCTATTTGCTCTTTAGAAAGTGTTGTTACCGTTCCTGATGTTCCTGCACCACCTCTTAATCCCTCCACAACTTTTAGCATTAATTCCTTTGTATCTTGATTCAATGCTAAATTCATATTATGTTCCATCAATGAGAAGATAATAGCGGTGTCATTCACTGGATGCTTTTTTGTTTCATTATGTTCCTCTTTTTCTCCTGTTCCATTTTCAGATGGTTCAATATAGCATTGCATCCAATCATCTACATTTTCTTCTGTCAGGTGAAATTGCTGATTAGAAAACATAATGCCTATATAAAAACCTTTAACAAGGTACGCATCGACTGATTCCCCTTCTGCAAAACCAATATTCTCTGTATCTATTTTCTGATTCAGTATGGGTATCATTCCTTCTATTTCATGAATGAATGCTATCTGATTCGATTCCATACCTGTTATAGAAACAGGTACACCATTAAACAGATCAAATATCAAATTATGGTTGAAATTGATTCCATCAGAAAAGATTCCGCCAACCAAAAAAACAAAAGCGATCACAGGAGAAAGAAGAGCAATCATGATCTTCTTTCCCAGATTCTGTGTACTTTTGTTTTTCAACATAGTGAATGCTTTGACTCCTTTGAGTACAGCTGCCCACATTACTTCATCCCCATCTGCATTGCTTCCATATCCAACTGCTTATGATAGATATCTCTACTCCTTTGAACAGCATCATCCAAAACATCACAGTCTAGTCCGCAGTCCCTATATCCCTGCTGGATCGTTTGATAATACGTTTGTGAAGGAACACCGATTTCATATTTAGGATCCATAATGTATGCCATAGCCTCTGCACTCTGTCCCTGTATCTGCATTGCGAAACTCTTTTTGTAATACAGATTGGGATACCCTTCGTAACGATCCAGTGCCAGCTCATCCCGATCACTGATCTTCCATAGCCCAAAAGGAACACATTTTCCCTCCTGTGGCTCTATTGTTGCAACTGCATTTCTGCCTCCACGAAACAAAAGCTGATAGTTGGGAATCTCTCCAACACCTACCAGCTGTGCATCAGGACAGCGAAATTTCATTTGCTCTTTATTCAGATTACTGCCATATGCTATATATAATTTGCTCATCTTTTATCATCTCCTTACATGCTCATGACAGGTCCTTCCTCCTGCATCATATCTGCTTCAATCGGTTCAGAAATGTCTTGAGCCGCGAGTTCCTCTTCCCGCTTGATTCGTAATCGCTCCTTTTGTCTTTCTGCCTGAGCAGGATCTTTCCATGCGATACAACCATCAAGATTTTTTAGCAGATGTAGTCTTGCGGTTTTAAATTCATCACCTATCATTCCGAGTCTGAGGAGCCAAGTGCGAAACGTGTATTTCTCATTTGTTGATTGTGTCTTTCTCCTGCTTGCCTTTTTTTGTGTCAATGCCTGATTGCTAATTGCCAGACAAAACTGAATATAGGATTTGATTTCTCCTGCGTGAAGTGTTCCATTAAACAATCTGAATTCAATCGTTCCTTTTGAAAAAACACTATGTAGATTCAGCGCATGGTAGCGGGATCTATCATAGTGTTCATTAGCTCGAAAGGTATTATCGTTATACCAGATCTTTTTCACTTTATCTAAACTGTCAGGTTTAGCTCTATTTAATTTTTGGATAAATGCTTCATCAACTTTTTTACAATAACGATTTTCTCTGGAAACATCAACTTGTAATGCCTTATAGATCAGATCCTCTTTTGAATACATAATATTAGTTATATTACGCAAGGATCTGGCATCATGCTTAGAGGCATCTATATGAATATGAATACCACAGCTGGAATTGACCTTCGCATGACCTTTTCTTAGCTTTCTGGTTATTTCCTGTATGGTTTCAATATCTTCATAATTGCAAATTGGACTAACAACTTCAACCTTATATTCTGAATCATATATCCGATTCCTTCCTCTATATGGTGTAATACTTGAATCGAACATAACCTTCCATTTACGTCCGTCTTGATCCTTTACCGTATATGTATCATAGTAATCATGTTCTTGACTTGCCTCACTTTCAAAGTGCTTTGCGATAATATTAGCGGCTGAAGATCTTGTGAGGCCAGTCATCTCGATTTCGATTCCAAAATGCTGATCCTTCATTATAAGCTACCTCCATCATCTTCCTCCCTGTTCACCGAACAACCTTTCTTTATATTCAGGAGCATGTACTGCCAGATTATAACGCTCATTTCCGCATTTATATAAACAAACACCACGCTGTGGATATTTAATCAAATCATATTCACTTTCCTCCAGCTGCAATGTATCGATATAAAACTTTGAATCCGTATTACCGGCATTGAACAGAAAAGCATGAGCAGGAATGGAAAATAAGGGTTTTGTCAGTTCACGAATACCCTCGATATTGAAATCCTCGAGGTTTTGTGATGCTAGGATTACTGCACTTTCTTTTTTACGAACACGCTTCATGAAGTTTCGGATATATTCCACAGCAGTCATATTGGTAAGGAAAAGATACAGCTCGTCAATGGATGCTATAGTGTGTCCATTCGTCAGCAGCTCATTAGACATGAATGACAGAATATTGAACAGTAAGGCATTCCTCAAAGCCTTATTCGCCTGTAACAATCCCTTAACACCAAATGTTAAACATTGATTTCCTGTTATATTCGTATGTCCATTAAAAAACTTACTGTCGCTTCCAATACAGATGGAATGAAGCAGCAGTAAGATTTCTCTCAATGTATCTCGCTTAAAGATATGCGTTCCATTATCCTTGAAATGCTTATATTCTTCATCGATATAGTCATAAAGATCTGATAGCATGGGATATCCATCATGACGCAATTTTGTTAGATCCGTCTTCTCTGTAATATCAAAATGACTATATAATTTGATCAACATGATCTCCAGTGTATCCAGCTGTTCATCACTGAAATCCTTATAAGTTTTGAAGAAGTCCTTTAAGAAAGAAATATGTTGGGACAATATCGTTGTTTGTTTAAATGTTTTAGGGATTGCATCATCTTTTTCATCCACTTCGTAATCGGCAGTAGTCCATTGTTTAGGTTCCAGTACATTGATGATATATCTGCCTGACATCATATCGATAAACGTTCCTCCAAGATTTCTTGACAATTCTCCATAGTCGACTAAGTCAGCGAGATTACTCCCGCTTTCTCGTCTAAGAACCGTACGTGATAGTTTCCCATCATACGGCTCAAGCATTTCATCACTCTTTCGAGCGGCTCTCAATATAAAGCTGTTGACAGCTTTTATGGACATATGCCATATTTGGAACTTCGTCCTTTCCACCATTTGTTTTAGGTACTTTAAAATAGATTTCTCTATCTTCTGTAATTTCTAATGGCATTCCACAGTGATAACAGCACCCGTTTTGATTTTTCCAAATCAACTTAAATCGTCCTGATAGTCTTCTCATACCTTGTTTGAATTTTCTGTCTTGAAAATATTCAATATCAAGGTATGGATTCACTGTAGTTTGTACTTTGACGTGCCTTACAATTGGAATATGGTCAACCCGAAGTAGTTCTTTATTCTCGGTAGAGAACACCCAATTGCGACTGCCTCGTCTATGCCAGTAATTCGTTGATACCCACCATCGTCCTTTATGTGGATGTCTACGCTTTGCCCATCTCCATAATAATTCGTAAAGAATGTAATCAATATAGGCAAACGCTTCACTTGCACATACACTTTGATGGTAATTCGTCCATCCTCTAATTTGTTGATTTAGCTTTTCAATAAGAACTTCCTGTTTCCAAGCCTTACCACGTTTGAGTATGGTTTCTGACAAACTTGCTACAAATGCTTTTATCGATGTTTTAGATGGTTTGATAATCAACTTTCCGTTGAATTTTCTAAATGTCCATCCTAACATATCAAAGCCTTCATCAATGTGTGTTATCACTGTCTTTTCTTCTGACAGTTTTAGTCCTCTCTCTTTTAGAAATGATTGTATAACCACTTTAGCCTCTTCTGCCTTTTCTTTGGTATTTGCAGATACAATAAAGTCATCGGCATAGCGTATGAGATTTACCTTATTGTGTCTGTGTGTTTCTGCATTCACTTTTCCTTTGCTATTTACATCAAAGTATTCGGCTAATGCTCTTTGCATACCATCTAGTGTCATGTTTGCTAATATTGGTGAAATGACTCCGCCTTGTGGTGCTCCGTCCTCTGTAGGAAAAAGGTCACCTTTGAATACAAAACCAGCTTTTAGAAATTGTTTTAAGATTGATTTATCCATTGGTATATTTTCTAACAGCCATTCATGGCTAATGTTATCAAAACACCCTTTAATATCTCCTTCTAAAACCCATTCAGGACTATATCTTCTTGAATAAATTTGGAAAATGTATTCACACGCATCATGAGCAGAGCGCCCCTTACGAAAACCAAATGATTTCCTATCAGCGGTTGTTTCTGCTATTGGGTCAAGACCCATTGCATATAATGCTTGCATAGCTCTGTCATACATACACGGAATACTTAAAGGTCTTTTTGCCTATTTATTTTTCTTGTCAATATAAACTCTTTTTAGTGGTTTTGCTTTGTAGTGTTTATCACTCAACGATAATACAGCTTTCATTTTAGAGGCTGGTGTACTCCACTTTTCTCCATCTACTCCTGCTGTATTCTTTCCTTTGTTAGTTGTTACTTTTTTAACAGCTAACACTTTGGCATAATACGAGTGTGTTAAAAGATATTGAAGTCTTTTAACTAAGTTCCATTTCTTTTCTTGAGTTGCCTTAGCAATTCTAGATTGTAGCCTATTAACTTCTAGTTCAGCTTTCTTCCAATCAATGGTCGTCCATTGTTGTTCTAACTGTTGTGTGTTTGATAATCTCTCAGTTTTCACTGTCATTGAATTATTATCATTCATAGGTTTACCTTCCTTTCTTTGCTATGAAATACCATAAGAGAAGTCTGCACCCTTTCGGGTTAGGGCAAATCTTGAACCCCTATGCACCGCCATTACAGCAGTGCCATTCGCTTTCTCTCCCTTTCCTTTACCCTCTATACCGTTTCTTCCCCTTACGGGGTCGATACCTTGCTAAGCAAGGAGCATATAGGGCTTACCAAGTTCCACATAGTAAATAATTGTGAATGTGTTAGGAGCTATCCTTGAGCCGAGAGGTCTGATGTCCATTTGTTGCTACGTACACGAAAGACACAGCAACCAACCTCCGCACCTTTTGGTGTAAGTGTATCAGCCTGATTTCACTTATTCCCTGTAACGACCCTGCAATAGTTCACTTTACGTTCTCCATAACATTCTTATCCCACAGTACGTCCGCTTTAGGCTAGCAGATTTCCCAGTGTTTATCCCGTGAGCTTCACACCCAAGCGTTACCACTTACGCATGTCACGGTAGGATTACCCCAAATGGATAGGGTAGCTGACAACCAGCAATTTACTATGCGACTTCTTGTCGCACCTCATGTTCAGGATCTAAGGTTATCAGTGTGAACCCCTGTTCACGCAGATTACAGAGAATGAGTTTCAGAAGATATGATTTTCCCTGTCCTGAGTTACCAAGAATCAGGATATTGGCATTTGTCTTATCATCACTTCGTCTATTAAAATCTACGATGATATTAGAACCGAATTTATCGGCTCCTAGATAGATGCCATGTGGATCTGTCTTACCAGAATAATTGAAAGGG
Coding sequences:
- a CDS encoding gamma-glutamylcyclotransferase; amino-acid sequence: MSKLYIAYGSNLNKEQMKFRCPDAQLVGVGEIPNYQLLFRGGRNAVATIEPQEGKCVPFGLWKISDRDELALDRYEGYPNLYYKKSFAMQIQGQSAEAMAYIMDPKYEIGVPSQTYYQTIQQGYRDCGLDCDVLDDAVQRSRDIYHKQLDMEAMQMGMK
- a CDS encoding C40 family peptidase codes for the protein MLKNKSTQNLGKKIMIALLSPVIAFVFLVGGIFSDGINFNHNLIFDLFNGVPVSITGMESNQIAFIHEIEGMIPILNQKIDTENIGFAEGESVDAYLVKGFYIGIMFSNQQFHLTEENVDDWMQCYIEPSENGTGEKEEHNETKKHPVNDTAIIFSLMEHNMNLALNQDTKELMLKVVEGLRGGAGTSGTVTTLSKEQIEKLIENLPEDTSELRKQIVIQAADAVGKIPYYWGGAASYPGYDGNDFGKPVAPDEAGRGLKGMDCSHFVDWVYWTVMNNNLGNTNTTGQIAQCVKISPSELKPGDLAFLMEGGTSTHVGIYAGKNDKGEAVWIHENAGDNNVSMNTVSYWNLYCRLNIMKDR
- a CDS encoding amidoligase family protein — encoded protein: MKDQHFGIEIEMTGLTRSSAANIIAKHFESEASQEHDYYDTYTVKDQDGRKWKVMFDSSITPYRGRNRIYDSEYKVEVVSPICNYEDIETIQEITRKLRKGHAKVNSSCGIHIHIDASKHDARSLRNITNIMYSKEDLIYKALQVDVSRENRYCKKVDEAFIQKLNRAKPDSLDKVKKIWYNDNTFRANEHYDRSRYHALNLHSVFSKGTIEFRLFNGTLHAGEIKSYIQFCLAISNQALTQKKASRRKTQSTNEKYTFRTWLLRLGMIGDEFKTARLHLLKNLDGCIAWKDPAQAERQKERLRIKREEELAAQDISEPIEADMMQEEGPVMSM